The following are encoded together in the Erwinia sp. E602 genome:
- a CDS encoding Wzz/FepE/Etk N-terminal domain-containing protein, with translation MHQDNQMSGYAAASRDSTYRQDDLDLLDVIAQLWRGKIIILSTMLIALLLACGYLAVVKEKWTSSAIVTLPAAGQVANYNAALSVLYEQNPRDKPALGELQQQLFGRFSASMSALASELKNQGEPQSLTVEPVSQNSNDSLRFAFVPVQQKRRKKRLTAISVK, from the coding sequence ATGCACCAAGACAATCAAATGTCCGGGTATGCTGCTGCATCCCGTGATTCGACCTATCGTCAGGATGACCTGGACTTGCTGGATGTTATCGCTCAACTGTGGCGCGGAAAAATCATTATCCTGTCCACCATGCTGATAGCGCTGTTGCTGGCCTGCGGCTATCTGGCGGTGGTTAAAGAGAAATGGACCTCCAGCGCGATTGTGACGCTGCCCGCGGCCGGACAGGTTGCTAACTATAATGCAGCGCTCAGCGTGCTCTATGAACAGAACCCCAGAGATAAACCTGCTCTGGGCGAGCTCCAGCAACAGTTGTTCGGCCGCTTCAGCGCATCGATGAGCGCGCTTGCCAGCGAACTGAAAAATCAGGGCGAGCCACAGTCTCTGACCGTTGAGCCTGTCTCACAGAACAGCAATGATTCGCTGCGGTTTGCCTTTGTGCCGGTTCAGCAGAAGAGGCGAAAAAAGCGCTTAACGGCTATATCAGTAAAGTGA
- a CDS encoding succinylglutamate desuccinylase/aspartoacylase family protein produces the protein MQQRHHPLLSASLGTQRDIISYHFGQPGARQVYIQAGLHGDELPGVTVAWYLKNKLQALEAAGRVAAQITLVPVANPIALGQHLHGTHLGRFHLPSGQDFNRRYPLPGKAIAALLAPVLTQDVEQNRQLIRQAISDWFSQQPPLTELDSQRQVLMQMACQADLMIDLHCDWESLPHLYTTPQAWPAIEPLARYLGSRIHLIAEISGGEPFDEACTELWNSLNRELGDRFPLPPGLLPVTLELRGARDVSHALAEQDADAILNALTYAGYLSGSAPPLPPLENPPVPLAGCEYLSAPHAGVILHRREVGEWIAPGEVVAEILDPLSDRLTPLVAEFGGWLYARHWVRFATAGMLVTRLAGGNAEREGPLLVP, from the coding sequence ATGCAACAACGCCATCATCCGCTGCTCAGCGCCTCGCTGGGGACCCAGCGCGACATTATCAGCTATCACTTTGGTCAGCCCGGCGCGCGCCAGGTCTATATCCAGGCCGGACTGCACGGCGACGAACTGCCGGGCGTTACCGTCGCCTGGTACCTGAAAAACAAGCTGCAGGCGCTGGAAGCCGCCGGCCGCGTCGCCGCGCAGATTACCCTGGTGCCGGTGGCGAACCCGATCGCCCTCGGCCAGCACCTGCACGGCACCCACCTCGGGCGTTTTCACCTGCCGTCGGGACAGGACTTTAACCGGCGGTATCCGTTACCGGGCAAAGCCATCGCCGCCCTGCTGGCCCCGGTACTGACCCAGGACGTGGAGCAGAACCGCCAGCTGATCCGCCAGGCAATCAGCGACTGGTTCAGCCAGCAGCCGCCGCTCACCGAGCTGGACTCGCAGCGCCAGGTGCTGATGCAGATGGCCTGCCAGGCCGATCTGATGATCGACCTGCACTGCGACTGGGAGTCGCTGCCGCACCTCTACACCACCCCGCAGGCCTGGCCCGCCATCGAACCGCTGGCGCGCTACCTCGGCAGCCGGATACATCTGATTGCTGAGATCTCCGGCGGCGAGCCGTTTGATGAGGCCTGTACCGAACTGTGGAACAGCCTTAATCGTGAGCTGGGCGACCGTTTCCCGCTGCCGCCAGGCCTGCTGCCGGTGACGCTGGAGCTGCGCGGCGCGCGCGACGTCAGCCATGCGCTGGCCGAACAGGACGCCGACGCCATCCTTAACGCGCTGACCTACGCCGGGTATCTGTCGGGCAGCGCCCCGCCGCTGCCGCCGCTGGAGAACCCGCCGGTGCCGCTGGCCGGCTGCGAGTATCTCTCTGCACCGCATGCCGGGGTGATCCTGCACCGCCGTGAGGTGGGCGAATGGATCGCGCCCGGTGAAGTGGTGGCCGAGATCCTTGATCCGCTCAGCGACAGGCTGACCCCGCTGGTTGCCGAATTCGGCGGGTGGCTCTATGCCCGCCACTGGGTACGTTTCGCCACCGCCGGGATGCTGGTTACCCGGCTGGCCGGCGGCAACGCCGAACGCGAAGGTCCGCTGCTGGTGCCATAA
- a CDS encoding ABC transporter substrate-binding protein, translated as MANTSLKTRLRQAAALSLLAVCSFGAQAKIDQIRFAVDPTYPPFESKTADGKLVGFDIDLGNALCAQLQAKCVWVESQFDGIIPALKARKFDAILSDMGITEERLKQIDFSVPLYDTHAQLIARKGSGVLPTAESLKGKTVGVQQGTVQERYALAKWQPHGVNVVPYGDQAQVESDLVAGRLDVVFTDAAQAAIGFLKQPQGQDFALAGPIVEDPIIGPGTAIGLRKGDTELKNAIDGAFAEIKKNGTFDTIQKKYFATDISIQQK; from the coding sequence ATGGCAAACACATCACTGAAAACCCGTCTGCGCCAGGCCGCAGCCCTCTCCCTGCTGGCCGTCTGTTCCTTCGGCGCACAGGCCAAAATCGATCAGATCCGCTTCGCCGTCGACCCGACCTACCCGCCGTTTGAGTCAAAAACCGCCGACGGCAAGCTGGTCGGTTTTGATATCGACCTTGGCAACGCGCTGTGCGCACAGCTGCAGGCGAAGTGCGTCTGGGTGGAGAGCCAGTTCGACGGTATTATCCCGGCGCTGAAGGCACGTAAGTTCGACGCCATCCTCTCCGATATGGGCATCACCGAAGAGCGTCTGAAGCAGATCGACTTCAGCGTACCGTTGTATGACACCCACGCGCAGCTGATCGCCCGTAAAGGCAGCGGCGTGCTGCCGACCGCCGAATCGCTGAAGGGTAAAACCGTTGGCGTGCAGCAGGGGACGGTGCAGGAGCGCTACGCGCTGGCAAAATGGCAGCCGCACGGCGTCAATGTGGTGCCTTACGGTGACCAGGCGCAGGTGGAGAGCGATCTGGTTGCCGGCCGCCTTGACGTGGTGTTTACCGATGCCGCCCAGGCCGCGATTGGCTTCCTGAAGCAGCCGCAGGGGCAGGACTTTGCGCTGGCCGGCCCGATTGTCGAAGATCCGATTATCGGCCCGGGCACCGCGATTGGCCTGCGTAAGGGCGATACCGAGCTGAAAAATGCTATCGACGGTGCCTTTGCCGAGATCAAGAAAAACGGCACCTTCGACACCATCCAGAAGAAGTACTTCGCCACCGACATCTCTATCCAGCAGAAGTAA
- the hisIE gene encoding bifunctional phosphoribosyl-AMP cyclohydrolase/phosphoribosyl-ATP diphosphatase HisIE — MLTEQQLARLDWVKTDGMMPAIVQHAVSGEVLMHGYMNQEALEKTLATGKVTFWSRTKQRLWTKGETSEHFLNVVSITPDCDNDTLLLLVNPVGPTCHLGTSSCFSPAAADWTFLYQLEQLLAERKHADPESSYTAKLYASGTKRIAQKVGEEGVETALAATVNDRHELTNEASDLIYHLLVLLQDQDLNLSTIIENLRQRHK, encoded by the coding sequence GTGTTAACAGAACAACAGCTGGCCCGGCTGGACTGGGTAAAAACGGACGGCATGATGCCGGCCATCGTGCAGCACGCCGTGTCCGGTGAAGTATTGATGCACGGTTATATGAATCAGGAAGCGCTGGAGAAAACCCTGGCCACCGGTAAGGTGACCTTCTGGTCACGCACCAAACAGCGCCTGTGGACCAAGGGTGAAACCTCTGAGCACTTCCTAAACGTGGTCAGCATCACCCCGGACTGCGATAACGACACGCTGCTGCTGCTGGTTAACCCGGTGGGGCCTACCTGCCACCTCGGCACGTCCAGCTGCTTCTCGCCGGCGGCGGCGGACTGGACCTTCCTTTACCAGCTGGAGCAGCTGCTGGCCGAACGCAAGCACGCTGACCCGGAAAGCTCTTACACCGCGAAGCTGTACGCCAGCGGCACCAAGCGCATCGCGCAGAAGGTTGGTGAAGAGGGCGTGGAGACCGCGCTGGCCGCCACGGTGAACGACCGTCACGAGCTGACCAACGAAGCCTCGGACCTGATCTATCACCTGCTGGTGCTGCTGCAGGATCAGGATCTGAACCTGTCGACGATTATTGAGAATCTGCGTCAGCGTCATAAGTAA
- the hisF gene encoding imidazole glycerol phosphate synthase subunit HisF translates to MLAKRIIPCLDVRDGQVVKGVQFRNHEIIGDIVPLAQRYAQEGADELVFYDITASSDGRVVDKSWISRVAEVIDIPFCVAGGIKSVEDAALLLSYGADKISINSPALADPELITRLADRFGVQCIVVGIDTWYDAETGKYHVNQYTGDESRTRVTQWETLDWVQEVQKRGAGEIVLNMMNQDGVRNGYDLLQLQKVRAACKVPLIASGGAGTMEHFHEAFRDADVDGALAASVFHKQIINIGELKAFLIEQGVEIRAC, encoded by the coding sequence ATGCTGGCAAAACGGATAATCCCCTGCCTCGACGTGCGCGACGGCCAGGTGGTCAAAGGCGTGCAGTTCCGCAATCACGAAATCATCGGCGATATCGTGCCGCTGGCGCAGCGCTATGCTCAGGAAGGCGCGGACGAGCTGGTATTTTATGATATCACCGCCTCGTCCGACGGCCGCGTGGTCGATAAGAGCTGGATCTCGCGCGTGGCGGAAGTGATCGATATCCCGTTCTGCGTGGCGGGCGGCATTAAGTCGGTGGAAGACGCGGCGCTGCTGCTCTCTTACGGCGCGGATAAAATCTCGATCAACTCCCCGGCGCTGGCCGACCCGGAGCTGATCACCCGGCTGGCGGACCGCTTCGGCGTGCAGTGCATCGTGGTCGGTATTGATACCTGGTACGATGCGGAGACCGGCAAATACCACGTCAATCAGTACACCGGCGATGAGAGCCGCACCCGCGTAACCCAGTGGGAAACCCTCGACTGGGTGCAGGAAGTGCAGAAACGCGGTGCCGGTGAAATTGTACTGAATATGATGAACCAGGACGGCGTGCGTAACGGCTACGACCTGCTGCAGCTGCAGAAGGTGCGTGCGGCGTGCAAGGTGCCTCTGATCGCCTCCGGCGGTGCCGGCACCATGGAGCACTTCCACGAAGCGTTCCGTGATGCCGACGTGGACGGCGCGCTGGCCGCGTCCGTATTCCATAAACAGATTATCAATATCGGTGAACTGAAAGCGTTCCTGATTGAACAAGGTGTGGAGATCCGCGCGTGTTAA
- the hisA gene encoding 1-(5-phosphoribosyl)-5-[(5-phosphoribosylamino)methylideneamino]imidazole-4-carboxamide isomerase — MIIPALDLIDGKVVRLHQGDYGQQRDYGSDPLPRLQAYEAQGAQLLHLVDLTGAKDPAARQIPLLTRLLAGVSVPVQVGGGIRTAQDVEALLNAGASRVVVGSTAVKQPEEVQRWFEQYGAEAIVLALDVRIDANNRKEVAISGWQEAGGITLEEVIEQFLPFGLKHVLCTDISRDGTLSGSNVALYQEVSARFPQIAFQSSGGIGSLDDIAALRGSGAQGVIVGRALLEEKFTTAEAISCWQNG, encoded by the coding sequence ATGATTATTCCGGCGTTAGATTTAATTGATGGCAAGGTGGTGCGGCTGCATCAGGGTGATTACGGCCAGCAGCGCGACTACGGCAGCGATCCGCTGCCGCGCCTGCAGGCGTACGAGGCGCAGGGCGCACAGCTGCTGCACCTGGTGGATCTGACCGGCGCGAAGGACCCGGCTGCGCGGCAGATCCCGCTGCTGACCCGCCTGCTGGCGGGCGTCAGCGTGCCGGTGCAGGTTGGCGGCGGCATCCGCACCGCGCAGGACGTGGAGGCGCTGCTGAATGCCGGCGCCAGCCGCGTGGTGGTCGGCTCCACCGCGGTGAAGCAGCCGGAAGAGGTGCAGCGCTGGTTTGAGCAGTACGGCGCGGAAGCGATCGTGCTGGCGCTGGACGTGCGCATTGATGCGAACAACCGCAAGGAAGTGGCGATCAGCGGCTGGCAGGAAGCCGGCGGCATCACCCTGGAAGAGGTGATTGAACAGTTCCTGCCGTTCGGCCTGAAGCACGTGCTGTGCACCGATATTTCGCGTGACGGCACGCTCAGCGGCTCTAACGTGGCGCTGTACCAGGAAGTGTCCGCACGCTTCCCGCAGATCGCGTTCCAGTCCTCCGGCGGCATCGGTTCGCTGGACGACATCGCCGCCCTGCGCGGCAGCGGCGCGCAGGGGGTGATCGTCGGTCGCGCCCTGCTGGAAGAGAAATTCACTACCGCGGAGGCGATCTCATGCTGGCAAAACGGATAA
- the hisH gene encoding imidazole glycerol phosphate synthase subunit HisH, producing the protein MDVVILDTGCANLSSVKWAIQRLGYDPQVSREADIVLNADKLFLPGVGTAQAAMDQLRERNLIELIKACTQPVLGICLGMQLLGSGSDESGGVPTLGIIDQSVDKMQDLGLPLPHMGWNQITSQAGNHLFRGIDDGAYFYFVHGYAMPVNAHTIAQCNYGEAFTAAVQKDNFFGVQFHPERSGAAGAQLLKNFLEM; encoded by the coding sequence ATGGACGTGGTGATCCTCGATACCGGCTGCGCTAACCTGTCGTCGGTGAAGTGGGCGATCCAGCGGCTGGGCTACGACCCGCAGGTCAGCCGCGAAGCCGATATCGTGCTCAACGCCGATAAGCTGTTTCTGCCGGGCGTCGGCACCGCCCAGGCGGCGATGGATCAGCTGCGCGAGCGCAATCTGATCGAGCTGATCAAAGCCTGTACCCAGCCGGTGCTGGGGATCTGCCTCGGCATGCAGCTGCTCGGCTCCGGCAGCGATGAGAGCGGCGGCGTGCCGACGCTCGGTATCATCGACCAGTCGGTGGATAAAATGCAGGACCTCGGCCTGCCGCTGCCGCATATGGGCTGGAACCAGATCACTTCACAGGCGGGCAACCACCTGTTCCGCGGCATTGACGACGGCGCCTACTTCTACTTCGTGCACGGCTACGCCATGCCGGTGAACGCGCACACCATCGCCCAGTGCAACTATGGTGAAGCCTTTACCGCCGCGGTGCAGAAAGATAACTTCTTTGGCGTGCAGTTCCACCCCGAACGCTCCGGTGCCGCCGGCGCGCAGCTGCTGAAAAACTTCCTGGAGATGTAA
- the hisB gene encoding bifunctional histidinol-phosphatase/imidazoleglycerol-phosphate dehydratase HisB, whose translation MSQKVLFIDRDGTIISEPPEDYQVDRMDKLAFEPDVIPALLALQTAGFKLVMITNQDGLGTDSFPQADFDGPHDLMMQILSSQGVKFDEVLICPHKPEDGCDCRKPKTKMVEAWLAEGALDTASSYVIGDRVTDVQLAENMGITGLLYGKDGVSWSSIQQQLTKRDRYALVNRNTKETQIKVEVWLDREGDSRINTGVGFFDHMLDQICTHGGFRMNIDVKGDLYIDDHHTVEDTGLALGEALLKALGDKRGIGRFGFVLPMDECLARCALDISGRPHLEYKAEFSYQRVGDLSTEMVEHFFSSLSYSMASTLHLRTKGKNDHHRVESLFKAFGRTLRQAIRVEGNTLPSSKGVL comes from the coding sequence ATGAGTCAGAAAGTCCTTTTTATCGATCGCGATGGCACCATCATCTCTGAGCCGCCGGAAGATTATCAGGTTGACCGCATGGACAAGCTGGCGTTTGAGCCGGACGTGATCCCGGCCCTGCTGGCGCTGCAGACCGCCGGCTTTAAGCTGGTGATGATCACCAACCAGGACGGACTGGGCACCGACAGCTTCCCGCAGGCTGACTTCGACGGCCCGCACGATCTGATGATGCAGATCCTCAGCTCGCAGGGCGTGAAGTTTGACGAAGTGCTGATCTGCCCGCACAAGCCGGAAGACGGCTGCGACTGCCGCAAGCCGAAGACGAAAATGGTCGAAGCCTGGCTGGCCGAAGGCGCGCTGGACACCGCAAGCAGCTATGTGATCGGCGACCGCGTCACCGACGTGCAGCTGGCAGAAAACATGGGCATTACCGGCCTGCTGTACGGCAAAGACGGCGTGAGCTGGAGCAGCATTCAGCAGCAGCTGACAAAGCGCGACCGCTACGCGCTGGTCAACCGCAACACCAAAGAGACGCAGATTAAGGTGGAAGTGTGGCTGGATCGCGAAGGCGACAGCAGGATCAACACCGGCGTCGGCTTCTTTGACCATATGCTCGATCAGATCTGCACCCACGGCGGTTTCCGTATGAACATCGACGTAAAGGGCGACCTGTACATCGACGATCACCACACCGTGGAAGACACCGGCCTGGCGCTGGGCGAGGCGCTGCTGAAGGCGCTGGGCGACAAGCGCGGCATCGGCCGTTTTGGCTTCGTGCTGCCGATGGACGAGTGCCTGGCGCGCTGCGCGCTGGACATCTCCGGCCGCCCGCACCTCGAATATAAAGCCGAGTTCAGCTACCAGCGCGTCGGCGACCTGAGCACCGAGATGGTCGAGCACTTCTTCAGCTCGCTCTCCTACTCGATGGCCAGCACCCTGCACCTGCGTACCAAAGGCAAAAACGACCACCACCGCGTCGAAAGCCTGTTTAAAGCCTTCGGCCGCACCCTGCGCCAGGCGATCCGCGTGGAGGGTAACACCCTGCCCAGCTCGAAAGGAGTGCTGTAA
- the hisC gene encoding histidinol-phosphate transaminase, which produces MSAIENLARANVRALTPYQSARRLGGNGDVWLNANEYPLAVPFELSQQTLNRYPECQPKLVIERYAAYAGLNADQVLVSRGADEGIELLMRAFCEPGKDAVLFCPPTYGMYSVSAETIGIEYRTVEAGEDWQLNLPAIADQLDGVKLVYVCSPNNPTGNLVNPDDIRQLLEMTRGKALVVADEAYIEFCPQASLSGWLKDYPHLVVLRTLSKAFALAGLRCGFTLASAEVIALLMKVIAPYPLSTPVADIAGQALSDQGIALMREHVAQLIANREQLIADLRTLDIVEQVFSSDTNYILARFAASSAVFKSLWDQGIILRDQNKQPGLAGCLRISIGTREECDRVVAALKNLPGAAGSTEQA; this is translated from the coding sequence ATGAGTGCGATTGAGAACCTGGCCCGCGCCAACGTGCGCGCGCTGACCCCGTACCAGTCCGCGCGCCGCCTCGGCGGCAACGGCGACGTCTGGCTGAACGCCAATGAATACCCGCTGGCGGTGCCGTTTGAACTGAGCCAGCAGACGCTGAACCGCTACCCGGAGTGCCAGCCGAAGCTGGTGATCGAGCGTTACGCCGCCTACGCCGGGCTGAACGCCGACCAGGTGCTGGTGAGTCGCGGTGCCGATGAAGGCATCGAGCTGCTGATGCGCGCCTTCTGCGAGCCGGGTAAAGACGCGGTGCTGTTCTGCCCGCCGACCTACGGCATGTACAGCGTCAGCGCCGAAACCATCGGCATCGAGTACCGCACGGTTGAGGCCGGCGAAGACTGGCAGCTGAACCTGCCGGCCATCGCCGACCAGCTGGACGGTGTTAAGCTGGTCTACGTCTGCAGCCCGAACAATCCGACCGGCAATCTGGTCAACCCGGACGACATCCGTCAGCTGCTGGAGATGACCCGCGGCAAAGCGCTGGTGGTGGCCGATGAAGCCTATATTGAGTTCTGCCCGCAGGCCTCGCTGAGCGGCTGGCTGAAGGACTATCCGCACCTGGTGGTGCTGCGCACGCTGTCGAAAGCCTTTGCGCTGGCCGGCCTGCGCTGCGGCTTTACCCTGGCCAGCGCCGAGGTGATCGCGCTGCTGATGAAGGTGATCGCCCCTTACCCGCTCTCCACCCCGGTGGCGGATATCGCCGGCCAGGCGCTGAGCGACCAGGGCATTGCGCTGATGCGCGAGCACGTGGCGCAGCTGATTGCCAACCGTGAACAGCTGATTGCCGACCTGCGCACCCTCGATATCGTCGAGCAGGTGTTCAGCAGCGACACCAACTATATTCTGGCGCGCTTCGCGGCCTCCAGCGCGGTGTTTAAATCGCTATGGGACCAGGGCATTATTCTGCGTGACCAAAACAAACAGCCGGGTCTGGCCGGATGCCTGCGCATCTCCATCGGTACCCGTGAAGAGTGCGACCGCGTGGTCGCCGCCCTTAAAAACCTGCCCGGTGCTGCCGGGTCGACGGAGCAAGCATGA
- the hisD gene encoding histidinol dehydrogenase, translating to MSIVMTPVIWQECSAEQQQALLQRPALAASDSISSTVRGILEKVKAEGDDALRYYSATFDKTEVDQLRVSEQQIADAAARLGDEIKQAMAVAVANIDKFHVAQQLPVVDIETQPGVRCQQITRPVASVGLYIPGGSAPLFSTVLMLATPARIAGCGRVVLCSPPPIADEILYAAQLCGVQEVFQVGGAQAIAALALGTESVPKVDKIFGPGNAYVTEAKRQVSQRLDGAAIDMPAGPSEVLVIADAGATPDFVASDLLSQAEHGPDSQVILLTPSLAMAEAVADAVARQLQTLPRAATAAKALESSRLIVLRDLDECVAISNRYGPEHLIIQTRQARDLVDRITSAGSVFLGDWSPESAGDYASGTNHVLPTYGYTATSSSLGLADFQKRMTVQELTPAGFLGLAATIETLAAAEQLVAHKNAVTLRVAALKEQ from the coding sequence ATGTCAATCGTGATGACCCCCGTAATCTGGCAGGAGTGCAGCGCAGAGCAGCAGCAGGCGCTGCTGCAGCGCCCGGCGCTGGCGGCTTCTGACAGCATCAGCAGCACGGTACGCGGCATCCTCGAGAAGGTGAAAGCCGAGGGCGACGACGCGCTGCGCTACTACAGCGCCACCTTTGATAAGACCGAGGTGGACCAGCTGCGCGTCAGCGAGCAGCAGATTGCCGACGCCGCTGCAAGGCTCGGCGATGAGATCAAACAGGCGATGGCGGTTGCGGTAGCGAATATCGATAAGTTCCACGTGGCGCAGCAGCTGCCGGTGGTGGATATCGAAACCCAGCCCGGCGTGCGCTGCCAGCAGATTACCCGCCCGGTGGCTTCGGTGGGCCTGTATATTCCCGGCGGCTCTGCGCCGCTGTTCTCCACGGTGCTGATGCTGGCCACCCCGGCGCGCATCGCCGGCTGTGGCCGCGTAGTGCTCTGTTCGCCGCCGCCGATCGCCGATGAGATCCTCTACGCCGCGCAGCTGTGCGGCGTGCAGGAGGTGTTCCAGGTGGGCGGCGCGCAGGCGATTGCCGCGCTGGCGCTCGGCACCGAGTCGGTGCCGAAAGTGGATAAAATCTTCGGGCCGGGCAACGCGTACGTTACCGAAGCTAAACGCCAGGTGAGCCAGCGTCTGGACGGTGCGGCGATCGATATGCCGGCCGGGCCGTCGGAAGTGCTGGTGATCGCCGATGCAGGCGCAACCCCGGATTTCGTCGCCTCTGACCTGCTGTCGCAGGCCGAGCACGGGCCGGATTCACAGGTGATCCTGCTGACCCCGTCGCTGGCGATGGCCGAAGCCGTGGCCGACGCCGTGGCCCGTCAGCTGCAGACCCTGCCGCGTGCGGCCACCGCCGCCAAAGCCCTCGAGAGCAGCCGCCTGATCGTGCTGCGCGACCTGGACGAGTGCGTGGCGATCAGCAACCGCTACGGGCCGGAGCACCTGATTATTCAGACCCGCCAGGCGCGCGATCTGGTCGACCGCATCACCAGCGCCGGGTCGGTGTTCCTCGGCGACTGGTCGCCGGAGTCGGCGGGCGACTACGCCTCCGGCACCAACCACGTGCTGCCGACCTACGGCTACACGGCGACCAGCTCCAGCCTCGGGCTGGCCGATTTCCAGAAGCGCATGACGGTGCAGGAGCTGACGCCCGCCGGGTTCCTCGGCCTCGCCGCCACCATTGAAACGCTGGCCGCCGCCGAACAGCTGGTCGCCCACAAGAATGCCGTTACGCTGCGCGTTGCCGCGCTGAAGGAGCAGTGA
- the hisG gene encoding ATP phosphoribosyltransferase: protein MLDNTRLRIAMQKSGRLSDDSRELLARCGIKINLQQQRLIAFAENMPIDILRVRDDDIPGLVMDGVVDLGIIGENVLEEELLTRRSQGEDPRYTTLRRLDFGGCRLSLAMSVDDEYTGPECLHNTRIATSYPHLLKKYLDEKGVSFKSCLLNGSVEVAPRAGLADAICDLVSTGATLEANGLREVEVIYRSKACLIQRDGEMPANKQELIDKMMTRIQGVIQARESKYIMLHAPSDRLEEIITLLPGAERPTVLPLAGDKSRVAMHMVSSETLFWETMEKLKSLGASSILVLPIEKMME, encoded by the coding sequence ATGTTAGATAACACCCGTTTACGCATAGCTATGCAGAAATCAGGCCGTTTAAGCGATGATTCACGCGAATTACTCGCCCGCTGCGGTATCAAAATCAACTTACAGCAGCAGCGCCTGATCGCCTTCGCCGAGAACATGCCGATTGATATTCTGCGCGTGCGCGATGACGATATTCCCGGCCTGGTGATGGACGGCGTGGTTGACCTCGGTATTATTGGTGAGAACGTGCTGGAAGAGGAGCTGCTGACCCGCCGCTCACAGGGCGAAGATCCGCGTTACACCACCCTGCGCCGCCTTGATTTTGGCGGCTGCCGCCTGTCGCTGGCGATGTCGGTCGATGACGAATACACCGGCCCCGAGTGCCTGCACAACACCCGCATCGCCACCTCTTATCCGCACCTGCTGAAAAAGTACCTCGATGAGAAAGGCGTCAGCTTCAAATCCTGCCTGCTGAACGGCTCAGTTGAAGTTGCTCCACGTGCCGGTCTGGCCGACGCGATCTGCGATCTGGTCTCCACCGGTGCCACGCTGGAGGCCAACGGCCTGCGTGAAGTGGAAGTGATCTACCGCTCGAAAGCCTGCCTGATCCAGCGCGACGGCGAAATGCCGGCCAACAAGCAGGAACTGATCGACAAAATGATGACCCGTATTCAGGGCGTGATTCAGGCGCGTGAGTCCAAGTACATCATGCTGCACGCGCCGAGCGACCGTCTGGAAGAGATCATCACCCTGCTGCCGGGCGCCGAACGCCCTACCGTGCTGCCGCTGGCCGGCGACAAGAGCCGCGTGGCGATGCACATGGTCAGCAGCGAAACGCTGTTCTGGGAGACCATGGAGAAGCTGAAGTCGCTGGGTGCCAGTTCAATTCTGGTGCTGCCGATTGAGAAGATGATGGAGTAA
- the hisL gene encoding his operon leader peptide has product MTRVQFNHHHHHHPD; this is encoded by the coding sequence ATGACCCGCGTTCAGTTTAACCATCATCACCACCATCACCCTGACTAG